The proteins below are encoded in one region of Silene latifolia isolate original U9 population chromosome 2, ASM4854445v1, whole genome shotgun sequence:
- the LOC141642822 gene encoding bifunctional TH2 protein, mitochondrial, giving the protein MRQLLTTIKPLNTFCKSFFLAGIPRTAASMATAPPPRSATPPIGAAAAAIINDVGISRRFWNKFKRDSVFSLFSPFVLSLSAGNLRVETFRHYIAQDVHFLNAFDKAYELAEEFADDDDARMAIMELRKSVLQELKLHDSFAQEWGSDVSKDIPLNSATQKYTDFLLATATGKVEGLKGPGKLATPFEKTKIAAYTLGAMTPCMRLYAYIGMELQALLDANANDHPFKKWIHSYSSEGFQACALQIEDLLDKLSVSLTGEELNIIEKLYQQAMKLEIEFFLAQPLEQITVASLRKELVRGERDLMLFSDFDLTCTVVDSSAILAEIAIVTAPKSEHNSSESQITRMPSADLRNTWGVLSRQYTEEYEQCIENILATDKGGDFRYEDLLKALELLSEFEKKANARVIESEVLKGVNLEDIKKAGERIILQDGCISFFQKVVQSDNLDVNVHVLSYCWCGDLIRSAFSSGGLHALNIHANEFNYEESISTGEIVKKIESPIDKLREFDEVLMKDSSDKKNVTVYIGDSVGDLLCLLKADIGIVVGSSTSLRKIGSHFGVSFVPMFEGLVNKQKECTEGNSINWKTQPGVLYTASSWAEIHAFILGY; this is encoded by the exons ATGCGCCAACTTTTAACCACCATCAAACCGCTCAACACCTTCTGTAAGTCTTTCTTTCTCGCCGGAATACCTCGAACGGCGGCGTCAATGGCGACGGCTCCACCGCCTAGGTCCGCCACCCCGCCGATCGGAGCCGCTGCCGCCGCCATCATCAATGACGTCGGAATCTCTAGAAGGTTCTGGAACAAGTTCAAACGCGACTCCGTTTTCTCCCTcttctctccttttgttctctctCTTTCCGCCGGTAATCTTCGTGTCGAGACTTTCCGACATTATATCGCTCAAGATGTTCATTTTCTTAACGCCTTTGATAAAGC TTATGAACTTGCGGAAGAATTTGCGGACGATGATGATGCGAGAATGGCGATTATGGAGTTGAGGAAAAGTGTGTTGCAGGAGTTGAAGTTACACGATTCTTTTGCACAG GAATGGGGCTCTGATGTCAGCAAAGACATCCCTCTTAATTCTGCCACTCAGAAGTACACTGATTTTCTGTTAGCTACAGCTACAGGAAAAGTTGAAGGACTAAAAGGTCCTGGTAAACTTGCTACTCCCTTTGAAAAGACTAAGATTGCAGCTTACACTTTGGGTGCGATGACGCCATGCATGAGGTTATATGCTTATATTGGTATGGAGCTTCAAGCTTTACTGGATGCAAATGCCAACGATCACCCTTTCAAGAAGTGGATCCACAGTTACTCATCCGAAGGTTTCCAG GCATGTGCACTCCAAATTGAAGACTTGCTTGATAAATTGTCTGTCTCTCTTACTGGCGAAGAGCTCAATATTATTGAGAAGCTATATCAACAAGCCATGAAACTCGAAATAGAATTCTTCTTGGCGCAGCCACTAGAGCAGATTACTGTGGCTTCACTAAGGAAAGAGCTTGTTCGTGGTGAACGGGACTTGATGTTATTTTCAGATTTCGACTTAACTTGCACAGTAGTTGATTCATCTGCAATTTTAGCTGAGATTGCGATTGTAACAGCTCCAAAGTCTGAGCACAATTCATCTGAAAGTCAAATTACTCGGATGCCATCTGCTGATTTGAGAAATACATGGGGAGTTCTGTCAAGGCAGTACACAGAAGAGTATGAGCAATGTATTGAGAATATACTAGCGACTGATAAAG GAGGGGATTTTAGATATGAAGATTTGCTGAAGGCACTAGAGTTATTGAGCGAGTTTGAGAAGAAGGCTAATGCAAGGGTGATAGAATCCGAGGTTCTCAAAGGTGTCAACTTGGAAGACATCAAGAAAGCTGGTGAAAGAATAATTCTTCAAGATGGCTGCATTAGTTTTTTCCAGAAAGTTGTACAGAGTGACAATCTAGATGTGAATGTTCATGTGCTGTCATATTGTTGGTGCGGTGATTTAATCAGATCAGCTTTCTCATCAG GGGGATTACATGCTCTAAATATTCATGCTAATGAATTCAATTACGAAGAATCCATTTCCACTGGTGAAATTGTCAAGAAGATTGAATCTCCCATCGACAAACTTCGAGAATTTGACGAGGTTTTGATGAAAGATAGTAGTGATAAGAAAAATGTAACTGTATATATCGGGGACTCAGTTGGTGACTTGCTTTGCTTACTCAAGGCTGACATCGGGATTGTTGTCGGTTCAAGTACAAGCCTAAGGAAAATAGGCAGCCATTTCGGAGTTTCATTTGTGCCAATGTTTGAAGGTCTGGTCAACAAACAGAAGGAATGCACTGAAGGAAACTCTATCAATTGGAAGACTCAACCTGGTGTTCTGTATACTGCCTCTAGTTGGGCTGAAATTCATGCATTCATATTGGGGTATTGA